Proteins from a genomic interval of Pseudomonas sp. RC10:
- a CDS encoding amino acid ABC transporter permease, protein MASSGLELLWVSAPQLLTGIGRTLGISALAIVFSSVGGLAYGVLRNLGIRWLDTLLLIYLEAFRAIPVLVWLYLFFFGLPIFFGWSIPGFWCAVLVLSLWGISETGEVVRGALRSIPRGQREAGLAIGLSLPGLYGRVLLPQALQRMTPPMINVFTRIIKTSSLAVLIGVVDVIKIGQQIIERTYESVLIYGFLFLFFFLVCYPLSAASRVLERRWSHS, encoded by the coding sequence ATGGCCAGTTCGGGTCTTGAGTTGCTGTGGGTGTCGGCGCCGCAATTGCTGACGGGGATCGGTCGCACGCTGGGGATTTCCGCCTTGGCCATCGTGTTCAGCAGCGTTGGCGGCCTGGCGTATGGCGTGCTGCGCAATCTCGGCATTCGCTGGCTGGACACCCTCCTGCTGATTTACCTGGAAGCGTTTCGGGCGATTCCGGTGCTGGTGTGGCTGTACCTGTTCTTCTTCGGCTTGCCGATCTTTTTCGGCTGGAGCATTCCGGGCTTCTGGTGCGCGGTGCTGGTGCTGTCCCTCTGGGGCATCAGCGAAACCGGCGAAGTGGTGCGCGGCGCCTTGCGTTCGATTCCCCGTGGCCAGCGCGAGGCCGGTCTGGCCATCGGACTGAGTCTGCCCGGTCTGTATGGCCGGGTCTTGTTGCCCCAGGCCTTGCAGCGCATGACGCCGCCGATGATCAACGTGTTCACCCGCATCATCAAAACCAGCTCGCTGGCGGTGCTGATCGGCGTGGTCGATGTGATCAAGATCGGCCAGCAGATCATCGAGCGCACCTACGAATCGGTGCTGATCTACGGCTTCCTGTTCCTGTTTTTCTTTCTCGTCTGCTACCCGTTGTCAGCCGCATCCCGTGTGCTTGAGCGACGCTGGAGTCACTCATGA
- a CDS encoding amino acid ABC transporter ATP-binding protein, with the protein MSALIELSGFSKRFGDVPVLQDVDLQVKEGEVLVILGPSGCGKSTLLRCLNGLEAGHAGHYRFMGRELPANTDWRLVRQQIGMVFQSYHLFPHMSVLDNILLGPVNVQKRPKAEARQQAETLLARVGLLDKRDAFPRELSGGQQQRIAIVRALCMNPNVMLFDEVTAALDPEMVKEVLEVILDLARSGMTLLIVTHEMAFARAVADRVLFMDGGRIVEQADPETFFSSPQTARAQQFLEKFSYVENMPKRNAS; encoded by the coding sequence ATGAGTGCATTGATAGAGCTGTCCGGTTTCAGTAAGCGTTTTGGCGATGTCCCGGTGTTACAGGACGTCGATCTCCAGGTCAAAGAGGGCGAGGTGCTGGTCATTCTCGGCCCCAGCGGCTGTGGCAAAAGCACCTTGCTGCGTTGCTTGAACGGGCTCGAAGCGGGCCACGCCGGGCACTACCGTTTCATGGGCCGCGAGTTGCCGGCCAACACCGACTGGCGCCTCGTTCGCCAGCAGATCGGCATGGTGTTCCAGAGTTATCACCTGTTTCCGCACATGAGCGTGCTGGACAACATTCTGCTGGGCCCGGTCAACGTGCAGAAGCGCCCGAAGGCCGAGGCGCGGCAGCAGGCGGAAACGCTGTTGGCGCGGGTTGGCTTGCTGGACAAACGCGATGCCTTTCCTCGCGAGTTGTCCGGTGGCCAGCAGCAACGCATCGCCATCGTCCGTGCGTTGTGCATGAACCCCAACGTCATGCTGTTCGACGAAGTGACCGCCGCCCTCGACCCCGAAATGGTCAAGGAAGTGCTGGAGGTGATTCTCGACCTCGCGCGCAGCGGCATGACCCTGTTGATCGTCACCCACGAAATGGCCTTTGCCCGTGCGGTGGCGGATCGGGTGCTGTTCATGGACGGTGGCCGCATCGTCGAACAGGCCGACCCTGAAACCTTCTTCAGCTCCCCGCAGACCGCACGCGCGCAGCAGTTTCTGGAGAAATTCTCCTACGTAGAAAATATGCCTAAAAGGAATGCATCGTGA
- a CDS encoding amino acid ABC transporter ATP-binding protein, with product MSDLTNGLPLASPQIVLNGVVKQFGDNRVIDHLDLSIPQGQKVALIGPSGSGKSTVLRLIKGLETYQQGRIEVAGAHVPARSSGWRWPGSKKAPVVHRVGMVFQQFNLFPHLTVQENVTEAPFRVLKLSREEALTRAHEYLGLVGLSHKADAYPAQLSGGQQQRVAIARALAMRPQVMLFDEVTSALDPELVGEVLAVIRTIAYEQQMTMLLVTHEMKFAQDIADRVLFMEAGKIVADGTPDQILVNPENERTRRFLNVVERR from the coding sequence ATGTCTGATCTCACCAACGGCCTCCCCCTCGCCTCGCCGCAGATCGTCCTCAACGGCGTGGTGAAGCAATTCGGCGATAACCGGGTAATCGATCATCTGGATTTGAGCATTCCCCAAGGCCAGAAAGTCGCGCTGATCGGCCCCAGCGGTTCGGGGAAGTCCACGGTCTTGCGCCTGATCAAAGGGCTCGAAACCTACCAGCAAGGGCGTATCGAAGTGGCGGGCGCCCACGTGCCTGCGCGGTCCTCTGGCTGGCGCTGGCCAGGGTCGAAGAAGGCGCCAGTGGTGCATCGGGTGGGCATGGTGTTCCAGCAGTTCAACCTGTTTCCGCACCTGACCGTGCAGGAGAACGTGACGGAGGCGCCGTTTCGGGTGCTGAAACTCAGTCGCGAAGAGGCATTGACCCGCGCCCATGAATACCTGGGGTTGGTGGGTTTGAGCCATAAGGCCGACGCCTACCCGGCGCAGTTATCGGGCGGGCAGCAACAGCGCGTGGCGATTGCCCGTGCGTTGGCGATGCGGCCGCAGGTGATGCTGTTCGATGAAGTGACCTCAGCCCTCGACCCGGAATTGGTCGGTGAGGTGTTGGCGGTGATTCGGACGATTGCCTATGAGCAGCAGATGACCATGCTGCTGGTGACCCACGAAATGAAATTCGCCCAGGACATTGCCGACCGGGTGCTGTTCATGGAAGCCGGGAAAATCGTCGCGGACGGCACGCCCGATCAGATTCTCGTCAACCCGGAGAACGAACGGACGCGGCGGTTTTTGAATGTGGTGGAGCGGCGTTGA
- the ehuD gene encoding ectoine/hydroxyectoine ABC transporter permease subunit EhuD, translating to MIFDPAFAWSIVPDLFDGLLVTVQVVILGFLLATLIGLLLAIAQRTRHTVIRRLSSAYLSFFRNTPLMVQLYVLFFALPLAGITLPAMSTGVIGLGLYYGSYIAEGFRGAIEGVPAGQWEAARALDFDATTTWRRIVLPQALKPMVPVLGNYLIGMFKETPLLAVISIPELFQAAKQIAGMSYRYNEPYTVMALMFLAISIPTSLLFKYFERRTHV from the coding sequence ATGATCTTCGACCCCGCATTCGCCTGGTCCATCGTCCCGGACCTGTTCGACGGTTTGCTGGTGACCGTGCAGGTGGTGATTCTGGGCTTCCTCCTCGCGACGCTGATCGGCCTGCTGCTCGCGATTGCCCAACGTACACGGCACACCGTGATCAGGCGGCTGAGCAGCGCCTACCTGAGCTTCTTCCGCAACACTCCGCTGATGGTGCAGCTGTACGTACTGTTTTTCGCCCTGCCTCTGGCGGGCATCACGCTGCCAGCGATGTCCACGGGGGTGATCGGCCTGGGCCTGTATTACGGCTCGTACATCGCCGAAGGGTTTCGCGGCGCCATTGAAGGCGTACCGGCCGGTCAATGGGAAGCGGCCCGGGCACTGGACTTTGACGCCACGACGACCTGGCGCCGCATCGTCTTGCCTCAGGCGCTGAAACCGATGGTGCCGGTGCTCGGCAATTACCTGATCGGCATGTTCAAGGAAACACCCCTGTTGGCGGTCATCAGTATTCCCGAGCTGTTCCAGGCGGCCAAACAGATCGCGGGCATGAGCTACCGCTACAACGAGCCGTACACGGTCATGGCGCTGATGTTCCTGGCCATCAGCATCCCCACTTCCCTGCTGTTCAAATATTTCGAAAGGCGCACTCATGTCTGA
- the ehuC gene encoding ectoine/hydroxyectoine ABC transporter permease subunit EhuC translates to MFFDSPAVETARFIAHQLANGAWVTLQLTFFAQLIVIVMSFVIALMRLSPWRILRWIATVYVEILRGISALVLLFYLFFILPLFGISLSPMTTGILGLGLTFSAYGSEIVRSALNNVSLGQRDALRALDFDSITAFRRIVLPQALPFMLPPMGNQLVELLKTTSLVSLITLSDLTFSGGQLITTLGQQTLIWSIVLVCYFAMAWPLSWLVKRYERHITSWRRGGAR, encoded by the coding sequence ATGTTCTTCGATTCTCCCGCCGTGGAAACGGCACGTTTCATCGCTCATCAGCTGGCCAACGGCGCATGGGTCACGCTTCAACTCACGTTCTTCGCTCAGTTGATCGTCATCGTGATGTCGTTCGTCATCGCCCTGATGCGGCTCTCGCCCTGGCGAATCCTGCGCTGGATCGCCACGGTCTACGTTGAAATCCTGCGGGGCATTTCGGCCCTTGTGTTGCTGTTTTACCTGTTCTTCATCCTGCCGCTGTTCGGCATCAGCCTGTCGCCGATGACCACCGGCATTCTCGGGCTGGGCCTGACCTTTTCCGCCTACGGCTCGGAGATCGTGCGCTCAGCCCTGAACAACGTCAGCCTCGGCCAGCGTGATGCCTTGCGGGCACTGGACTTCGACTCCATCACCGCCTTCCGCCGCATCGTGTTGCCGCAAGCCCTGCCCTTCATGCTGCCACCCATGGGCAACCAACTGGTCGAACTGCTGAAAACCACCTCGCTGGTGTCGTTGATCACCCTGAGCGACCTGACCTTTTCCGGCGGCCAGTTGATCACCACCCTCGGCCAACAAACGCTGATCTGGAGCATCGTGCTGGTCTGCTACTTCGCCATGGCCTGGCCGTTGAGCTGGCTGGTTAAACGCTACGAGCGCCACATCACGTCCTGGCGTCGCGGAGGTGCGAGATGA
- the ehuB gene encoding ectoine/hydroxyectoine ABC transporter substrate-binding protein EhuB has product MKGLKSLSAAIGSAVLFNALFASSAFAGLLEKGRTQGLTAGIANEQPYAYIDTTGKTVGANVEILQAILGQLGISKIETPITEFGSLVPGLAAGRFDLIGAGLFINPARCKVIGYSNPVTRSGGAFIVKAGNPLKLHSLKDVAANGKARLATQPGSNQVQEAKDSGIATSNVVLLDKDTDALAALQAGRVDVVYFPDAEIINLVKKANDPSIERALPFDQIPDAEGKPIWNYHAYGLPKNDPAFTQAFNGELAKLRASGELLKILQKYGYTENELAPADVTAEQRCNR; this is encoded by the coding sequence ATGAAAGGCCTGAAATCGCTGTCTGCTGCAATCGGCTCCGCCGTGCTGTTCAACGCACTGTTCGCCTCCTCCGCATTTGCCGGTCTGCTGGAAAAAGGCCGCACCCAAGGCCTGACCGCCGGGATCGCCAACGAGCAGCCTTACGCCTACATCGACACCACCGGCAAGACCGTAGGCGCCAACGTCGAGATTCTGCAAGCCATTCTCGGGCAATTGGGCATCAGCAAAATCGAAACCCCCATCACAGAATTCGGTTCGCTGGTGCCGGGGCTGGCGGCGGGACGTTTTGACCTGATCGGCGCGGGCCTGTTTATCAACCCGGCGCGCTGCAAGGTGATCGGCTATTCCAACCCGGTGACCCGCTCGGGCGGCGCGTTCATCGTCAAGGCCGGCAACCCGTTGAAGCTGCACAGCCTCAAGGATGTGGCCGCCAACGGCAAAGCTCGACTGGCCACACAGCCGGGCAGCAACCAGGTGCAGGAAGCCAAGGACAGCGGGATCGCCACCAGCAACGTCGTACTGCTGGACAAGGACACCGACGCCCTCGCCGCGCTGCAAGCCGGTCGCGTGGACGTGGTGTATTTCCCGGACGCGGAGATCATCAACCTGGTCAAGAAAGCCAACGACCCAAGCATCGAGCGCGCCCTGCCGTTCGACCAGATCCCCGACGCGGAAGGCAAGCCCATCTGGAATTACCACGCTTACGGTTTGCCGAAAAACGACCCGGCGTTTACCCAGGCCTTCAACGGGGAACTGGCGAAACTGCGGGCGTCGGGTGAATTGCTGAAGATATTGCAGAAGTACGGCTACACCGAAAATGAATTGGCTCCGGCAGATGTGACGGCCGAGCAGCGGTGTAATCGTTAG
- a CDS encoding aliphatic sulfonate ABC transporter substrate-binding protein, giving the protein MPSPLDTRRTPLRRPLFAGLSLALALAFVLPSSAQARETVRIGYQKSSTLITLLKAQGTLEKALGNDNIDVSWHEFPSGLPLLEALNIGNVDISADVADTVPIFAQAAQAKLTYFAEESASPRAQAIVVSKDSPIQQLADLKGKKVAVTKAAGTHYLLIAALNKAGLTFSDIQPAYLTPADGRAAFENGKVDAWVTWEPFLTSVQRQLPTRTLTDGTGLASYKRYYLTSTAYAGAHPKVLKLVYQQLQEAGSWIKKNPKDAAKVLGPLWGNLDVETVESANAHRSYQVEPVKADQLGEQQKIADAFLAAGLLPKAVDAKDVGIWTP; this is encoded by the coding sequence ATGCCCAGCCCTCTCGACACCCGCCGTACCCCTCTTCGCCGTCCGCTGTTCGCGGGGCTGAGTCTCGCCCTCGCCCTCGCGTTCGTTTTGCCGTCAAGCGCTCAGGCACGGGAGACGGTGCGCATCGGCTATCAGAAGTCGTCGACGCTGATCACCTTGCTCAAGGCCCAGGGCACGTTGGAAAAAGCGCTGGGCAACGACAATATCGACGTCAGCTGGCACGAGTTCCCGAGCGGGTTGCCACTGCTGGAAGCGTTGAACATCGGCAACGTCGACATCAGCGCGGATGTCGCCGACACCGTGCCCATTTTCGCCCAGGCCGCTCAGGCCAAACTCACCTATTTCGCTGAAGAGTCGGCCTCCCCCCGTGCGCAGGCCATCGTCGTTTCCAAGGATTCGCCGATCCAGCAACTGGCCGACCTGAAAGGCAAGAAAGTCGCCGTGACCAAAGCGGCCGGCACCCATTACCTGTTGATCGCGGCGCTGAACAAGGCAGGCCTGACCTTCTCCGACATTCAGCCCGCCTACCTCACACCGGCTGACGGTCGAGCGGCGTTCGAGAACGGCAAGGTCGATGCGTGGGTCACGTGGGAACCCTTCCTGACCAGCGTTCAGCGCCAGTTGCCGACCCGCACCTTGACTGACGGCACCGGCCTGGCGAGCTACAAACGCTATTACCTGACCAGCACCGCCTACGCGGGCGCGCATCCGAAGGTGCTGAAGCTGGTGTATCAGCAGCTGCAGGAAGCGGGCAGCTGGATCAAGAAGAACCCTAAAGATGCCGCGAAAGTGCTGGGTCCGCTGTGGGGCAATCTGGACGTGGAAACCGTGGAATCCGCCAACGCCCATCGCAGCTATCAGGTCGAGCCGGTGAAGGCTGATCAGTTGGGCGAACAGCAGAAAATTGCCGACGCCTTTTTAGCAGCGGGTTTGCTGCCCAAAGCCGTGGATGCCAAGGACGTGGGCATCTGGACGCCCTGA
- a CDS encoding energy transducer TonB — MSNAQTANALDVLWRQAPGGELLDLGRVYRGPLALSRLHTTPRRILSRREAVLLGAFALVLHGAVIYWVNSTPTPALPVVPPEIPPMTIEFSQPAPPVVETPPPPPEPIPQPVVEPPPPVEDELAVKPPPPKPIPKPIPKPKPVVKPVPKPVAKAVEQPPAPPAPPQPVAAPAPPAPPAPAPITPASASAGYLHNPAPEYPALAMRRNWEGTVLLRVHVLGTGKPSEIQVQKSSGHEQLDDAAQAAVKRWSFVPAKQGNDPIDGWVSVPIDFKIK, encoded by the coding sequence ATGAGTAATGCCCAAACCGCCAATGCACTGGACGTGCTCTGGCGTCAGGCGCCGGGCGGCGAGCTGCTCGACCTGGGCCGGGTCTATCGAGGGCCGCTGGCGCTGTCCCGGCTGCACACCACGCCCCGGCGCATTCTGAGTCGGCGAGAGGCCGTGCTGCTCGGTGCGTTCGCGCTGGTCTTGCACGGCGCGGTGATCTACTGGGTCAACAGCACCCCGACGCCAGCCTTGCCGGTGGTGCCGCCAGAAATCCCGCCGATGACCATCGAGTTCTCCCAGCCCGCGCCGCCTGTGGTCGAAACACCGCCACCACCGCCCGAGCCGATTCCTCAACCCGTGGTCGAACCGCCGCCTCCGGTGGAAGACGAACTGGCCGTGAAACCGCCGCCCCCCAAGCCGATTCCCAAGCCGATTCCCAAGCCAAAACCTGTGGTGAAACCCGTGCCTAAACCGGTGGCCAAAGCCGTCGAGCAACCGCCCGCACCCCCCGCACCGCCACAACCGGTTGCGGCGCCTGCACCGCCGGCTCCACCCGCCCCGGCGCCCATCACCCCGGCCTCCGCCAGCGCCGGTTACCTGCATAACCCGGCCCCGGAATACCCGGCGCTGGCGATGCGGCGTAACTGGGAAGGCACCGTGTTGCTGCGTGTGCATGTGCTGGGCACCGGTAAGCCGAGCGAAATCCAGGTCCAGAAAAGCAGTGGCCATGAGCAGCTCGACGACGCTGCACAAGCGGCGGTGAAACGCTGGAGTTTCGTCCCGGCCAAACAGGGCAATGACCCGATTGACGGCTGGGTCAGCGTGCCCATCGATTTCAAGATCAAATAA
- a CDS encoding MotA/TolQ/ExbB proton channel family protein encodes MNLIASPFDSIEHAVIWLLIVFSVATWGLTLLKGVQFARLKGQDKKFHKQFWAASSLDSAAELAQTQPGAAARVALAGYAAIQVPEGGQAADLSQAINHQDRLERALRQQIVRERRSLETGLAILASIGSTSPFIGLFGTVWGIMSALKGISAAGSASLETVAGPIGAALVATGVGIAVAVPAVLVYNYYLRRLKLTAADLDDFAHDFYSLAQKNAFRVLLHPVLKSGATGAGQKVKEAS; translated from the coding sequence ATGAACCTCATCGCTTCCCCCTTCGATTCCATTGAACACGCGGTCATCTGGCTGCTGATCGTCTTCTCCGTCGCCACCTGGGGCCTGACCCTGCTGAAAGGTGTGCAGTTCGCCCGTCTCAAGGGGCAGGACAAGAAATTCCACAAGCAATTCTGGGCCGCGTCGAGCCTGGATTCCGCCGCTGAACTGGCCCAGACCCAACCCGGTGCAGCGGCCCGCGTCGCGTTGGCGGGCTACGCGGCGATTCAGGTACCAGAAGGCGGGCAGGCCGCCGATTTGAGCCAGGCCATCAACCATCAGGATCGCCTTGAGCGCGCCTTGCGCCAGCAGATCGTCCGTGAGCGTCGCTCGCTGGAAACCGGTCTGGCCATCCTCGCCAGCATCGGCAGCACGTCGCCCTTCATCGGCCTGTTCGGGACCGTCTGGGGGATCATGTCGGCGCTCAAGGGCATCAGCGCAGCGGGCTCGGCGAGCCTCGAAACCGTGGCGGGCCCGATTGGTGCGGCGTTGGTGGCGACCGGCGTCGGGATCGCTGTCGCGGTACCAGCGGTGCTGGTTTACAACTATTACCTGCGTCGTCTGAAACTGACCGCTGCGGACCTTGATGACTTTGCCCACGACTTCTACAGCCTGGCGCAGAAAAATGCGTTCCGCGTGCTGCTGCACCCGGTGCTGAAATCCGGCGCCACCGGTGCGGGCCAGAAAGTGAAGGAGGCGTCCTGA
- a CDS encoding biopolymer transporter ExbD has translation MAFSTQDSDEVLSEINVTPLVDVMLVLLVVFIVTAPLLTNSIPINLPKTEAVAPVEQKDPLVVSIDDKGKLFINKDEIQPDLLETNLRSAKDKNADVRVQLQADNGVNYGEVARAMASIEKAGITKLSVITAK, from the coding sequence ATGGCTTTCTCCACACAAGACAGCGATGAAGTGCTGAGTGAAATCAACGTCACGCCGTTGGTGGACGTGATGCTGGTGCTGCTGGTGGTGTTCATCGTCACCGCGCCGCTGCTGACCAACTCGATTCCGATCAACCTGCCCAAAACCGAAGCCGTTGCCCCGGTGGAACAGAAAGACCCGCTGGTGGTGAGCATCGATGACAAGGGCAAGCTGTTCATCAACAAGGATGAGATTCAGCCGGATCTGCTGGAGACCAACCTGCGTTCGGCCAAGGACAAAAATGCCGATGTGCGGGTGCAGTTGCAGGCGGACAACGGCGTGAATTACGGCGAGGTGGCCCGGGCGATGGCGTCGATTGAAAAGGCGGGGATTACCAAGTTGTCGGTGATCACGGCCAAGTGA
- a CDS encoding ABC transporter substrate-binding protein, whose amino-acid sequence MSLTRRQLLVYAGATATLLQLTPRFSFADEPPVRGGTLRMHIAIEPPILVNLTHTAGATVYIAGKVTEGLLTYDLDLNPKPQLATAWTASDDGLEYTFTLRQGVKWHDGQDFTADDVVFSLQTLKASNPRGRATFANVASVTAINPHLVQLKLSKPAPYLLKALAACESPIVAKHVYGDARPETHANATAPIGTGPFVFKEWVRGSHVILERNPNYWDAPKPYLDRVIVRFIADSAATVAALEAGEIDISTGGVPLSDIERIKTNPRLSVDDRGEPYVNSITRIEFNFDNPYLQKHAVRTAIAHAINLDFIRKTIFLGYGKPLYGPISPDMKNFYSPDLPRYAFDVAKANELLDQAGLPKDSSGVRFKLTLDPLPGPETYRRTADYIKQALAKVGIQVTLRSQDFATYVKRVYTDRDFDFTLNGMSNLFDPTVGVQRLYWSKNFKPGVPFSNGAHYSNPKVDQLLEAAAIETDVQKRFGLFAEFQKVVVEDLPDLGVMTLANPVVYDKRVTDFFVGAEGLGGNGAQIYLKG is encoded by the coding sequence ATGAGCCTGACTCGACGCCAGTTGCTGGTTTACGCCGGTGCCACCGCCACCCTCCTACAACTCACACCCCGCTTCTCCTTCGCCGATGAACCGCCCGTGCGCGGCGGCACCCTGAGAATGCACATCGCTATCGAGCCGCCGATTCTGGTCAACCTGACCCACACCGCGGGCGCCACCGTGTACATCGCGGGCAAGGTCACCGAGGGTTTGCTGACGTACGACCTCGACCTCAACCCGAAACCGCAGCTCGCCACGGCCTGGACGGCGAGCGACGACGGCCTCGAATACACCTTTACCCTGCGTCAGGGCGTGAAATGGCACGACGGCCAGGACTTCACCGCCGATGACGTGGTGTTCTCCCTGCAAACCCTCAAGGCCTCCAACCCGCGAGGCCGTGCGACCTTCGCCAACGTCGCCAGCGTCACGGCGATCAACCCGCATCTGGTGCAGCTCAAACTCAGCAAACCTGCGCCGTACTTGCTCAAGGCCCTGGCCGCCTGCGAGTCGCCCATCGTGGCGAAACACGTGTACGGCGACGCCCGCCCGGAGACCCACGCCAACGCCACCGCGCCCATCGGCACCGGGCCGTTCGTGTTCAAGGAGTGGGTGCGCGGCAGCCATGTGATCCTCGAACGCAACCCGAATTACTGGGACGCGCCGAAGCCGTATCTGGACCGGGTGATCGTGCGTTTCATCGCGGACTCGGCGGCGACGGTGGCCGCGCTGGAAGCGGGGGAAATCGACATCTCCACGGGTGGCGTGCCCCTCAGCGACATCGAGCGGATCAAGACCAATCCGCGCCTGAGCGTCGATGATCGCGGCGAGCCCTACGTCAACAGCATCACCCGGATCGAGTTCAACTTCGACAACCCGTACTTGCAGAAACACGCCGTGCGCACGGCCATCGCCCATGCGATCAACCTGGACTTCATCCGCAAGACCATCTTCCTCGGCTACGGCAAACCGCTGTACGGGCCGATCAGCCCGGACATGAAAAACTTCTACAGCCCGGACCTGCCCCGCTACGCCTTCGACGTGGCCAAGGCCAACGAATTGCTGGACCAGGCCGGATTGCCGAAAGACAGCAGCGGCGTGCGCTTCAAGCTGACGCTCGACCCATTGCCGGGCCCTGAAACCTACCGGCGCACGGCGGACTACATCAAACAGGCGCTGGCGAAAGTCGGCATCCAGGTGACCCTGCGTTCCCAGGATTTCGCGACCTACGTGAAGCGGGTGTACACGGATCGGGATTTCGATTTCACGCTGAACGGCATGAGCAACCTGTTCGACCCGACCGTGGGCGTGCAACGGTTGTATTGGTCGAAGAATTTCAAGCCAGGGGTGCCGTTTTCCAATGGCGCGCATTACAGCAACCCGAAGGTCGACCAGTTGCTGGAAGCGGCCGCGATAGAGACGGACGTGCAGAAGCGTTTCGGGCTGTTTGCGGAGTTCCAGAAGGTTGTCGTCGAAGACTTGCCGGATTTGGGCGTCATGACCTTGGCAAACCCGGTGGTCTACGACAAACGCGTGACCGACTTCTTCGTCGGCGCCGAGGGGTTGGGCGGGAACGGGGCGCAGATTTACCTCAAAGGTTGA
- a CDS encoding ABC transporter permease, with amino-acid sequence MSARRSPGLRRFLRNPTALAGLAFLMVITLLAVFAPLIYPGDPLGMEADALLWPGQDWHYPLGTDALGRDVMAGVVHGGRVSLQVGILASLFGVLLGLSIGAVAGYFGGKLDYGLQRLIEIFQTMPSFVLLVALVAIAQPSVPTLIFAIGVISWPTVARLVRAEVRSIREREYILAARSVGYSHLRIIALEVLPNILPTLIVTTSIMVASAVLMESALSFMGLGDPNQVSWGSMIGSGREQIRTAWYLTAIPGLAIFLTVLAFNLIGDGLTDAFNPSRDRAAP; translated from the coding sequence ATGAGCGCCCGCCGCAGCCCTGGGCTGCGCCGCTTTCTGCGCAATCCCACCGCATTGGCCGGTCTGGCCTTTCTGATGGTGATCACCCTGCTGGCGGTGTTCGCGCCGCTGATTTATCCCGGGGACCCGCTGGGCATGGAAGCCGACGCCTTGCTCTGGCCGGGGCAGGATTGGCATTACCCGTTGGGCACCGATGCGCTGGGGCGCGACGTCATGGCCGGGGTGGTCCATGGCGGGCGGGTGTCGTTACAAGTGGGCATCCTGGCCAGCCTGTTCGGCGTGCTGCTGGGCCTGAGCATTGGCGCGGTGGCCGGTTACTTCGGCGGCAAGCTGGATTACGGCCTGCAACGGCTGATCGAGATCTTCCAGACCATGCCCAGTTTCGTTCTGCTCGTTGCGCTGGTGGCCATCGCACAGCCCTCAGTGCCGACGCTGATCTTCGCCATCGGGGTGATTTCGTGGCCCACCGTCGCGCGACTGGTGCGCGCCGAAGTGCGCTCGATTCGGGAGCGCGAATACATCCTCGCCGCCCGCAGCGTGGGTTACAGCCACCTGCGCATTATTGCGCTGGAAGTGCTGCCCAACATCCTGCCGACGCTGATCGTCACCACGTCGATCATGGTCGCCTCGGCGGTACTGATGGAATCGGCGCTGTCGTTCATGGGCCTGGGCGATCCGAATCAGGTGAGCTGGGGCAGCATGATCGGCAGCGGCCGGGAGCAGATCCGCACCGCGTGGTACCTCACGGCGATTCCCGGTCTGGCGATCTTCCTGACCGTACTGGCTTTCAACCTGATCGGCGACGGCCTCACCGACGCGTTCAACCCTTCCCGCGACCGGGCCGCCCCATGA